The nucleotide window CGGCGAAAATACTGCGATACTCTTTGCCCCAACTCCTTATTATTCCTTCCCGTACACCCTGGCACTTTCACATCCATCAACTGCCAATACTCCACCCACTCAGGATGTAGAGGCCAAACTCTCCTTTCCCCAGTCTTTCCTTCCATGACTCGCAACACACCCCCTTGTCTGGGAAACTGTTCTAAATCCAAATGAAACACTTCATGGGGTCGTAATCCATAAGTTGCCAACATCCCAAAACACCACTGCCATTGCGGATTAGTAATTTTATCTCTCCAAAGAGCGATCGCTTCATCGCTAGGTAGCTCTCGCTTGCTTACCTTCGTGGGCGAATAATTACCGCTAAACCTTTTCACATCGAAATTAAAGTTAGCTATTTCCACTAATTTAGCTAACGCTAAACAAGTTTTTTGCCGCATTCTTGTATCTGGATTTGTCGCTTTAATCGCACAAATTAGGATTTCCTTTGATAGCAACTCTTCCTGTGGTAAGCGGCTAAAAACTTCTTCATAATTAGTTTGCCAAGTAGAAAGTGACTTAGGAGTTTTCGACCGTCGCATAAAGTAATCTGCTTTTAAAGCTTGTACTAAATCGGCGATCGTCTTCAACTCATTACCTATTGGATTATGCCGTAAATAAGGCTGCCAATCAAAGTCTCCGATTGCCAATAATCCCCCCACCTGACGCGCTGCTTTTTCTGCCGTCTTTATCCCTTCAATAGTTGCCTCTATCCCCAGAGCAATTTCTTGCTGATATGGTTTAGTTTTCTCACTCCCTGGACGAGGTGGTAAAGTTCCTCTTAAATATAATCGATTCCCTTTTTGCTGGAGCGTAACTCCAATCTTACCAGCCTTCAGCCTTTGATTAACTATTAATAATTGACTATCGAATTTTGTTGTTGTCATTTGTTTACTGAAAAGTTAACAGTATAAAATTTTACTTTTGTCTGGAATTGATGGTTAAATCAGCTAAAAAAGAGGAATTTTTGCAAGTCATTCACTGATTAAATTTGGAGAAATGGGGGTAAAAATGATTACCTGTTTTTTATTACAGGCAGTCATTTTTCCCCTCCTTCTACCCCACCCAAAACAAAAACTATTCTCTCTCCAACAATACACCACCCCCGATCCAATCTCCTTCCTCACTCCCTTCCCTACTTTTTTCCCTATATTAATTACCCCTATCATTGAAAATTCAGTTCTAATTTATACTTTATTTGCTAACATTTTTTATGGTTATTTTTATAAAATATTTAAGTTGAATTTAACATGAATTAGTTAATAAATAACAACTGCATTTATTAACTAAACTTGGCTTATTTCAGCAAAATGCTAAAACTATTATTGTTAACAATATGGCAATTATTGTATCTATACGATTAATTAAAACAACAATTAAATCCTTAATTAATGAGTTAATAAATTACTTGTTTTATTGTAAAGTTTTAGGTAATTAAATTAAAAAGATTTCTGCAAATATATTGAGCAATATTTATCATCTATTTTCATTGGCAGCACAAATTAAGCCAAAAAGAAGTGGCTAAAAAACAATTAGTAATATGTTAATTACTTAGATACTAGATATCGAAAAACTAAGTTAATTAAAAAGTAGAAGAACCCGAAAATGTCAAGGTTGATTATTTTCC belongs to Phormidium ambiguum IAM M-71 and includes:
- a CDS encoding site-specific integrase, with amino-acid sequence MTTTKFDSQLLIVNQRLKAGKIGVTLQQKGNRLYLRGTLPPRPGSEKTKPYQQEIALGIEATIEGIKTAEKAARQVGGLLAIGDFDWQPYLRHNPIGNELKTIADLVQALKADYFMRRSKTPKSLSTWQTNYEEVFSRLPQEELLSKEILICAIKATNPDTRMRQKTCLALAKLVEIANFNFDVKRFSGNYSPTKVSKRELPSDEAIALWRDKITNPQWQWCFGMLATYGLRPHEVFHLDLEQFPRQGGVLRVMEGKTGERRVWPLHPEWVEYWQLMDVKVPGCTGRNNKELGQRVSQYFRRQGIEFRPYDLRHAWAIRSMEYGLEVSLAAKQMGHSVAIHIQTYHAWLDEHHQQQAFERLLNNPKRPIAPLNNSQSELIVPS